One Microbacterium sp. zg-B96 genomic region harbors:
- a CDS encoding MFS transporter: MRDDDETTAETTAETDAAVTAAASDPPHWLRHVILFLSGQTASLFGSMLVQYTVFWYLTLTYQRGDIMALAAVFGFLPQAIVSIFGGVWADRHNRKYLIIAADAGIALTTLTLALVMMTGYDGVWLIFLTLAIRSAGAGIQTPAVSALIPQITPMRNLMRVNGINGSIQSAMALLAPAAAGALFAWAATVWGGSAAALIPIFFIDVVTAVIGIVLLALVPVTTVQRTDTTTGYFADLVEGVRYVTGHAFLRWLLALFAIVFLLTVAPSNLTPLMLVRSFDAGEQQNIVNLAVLEVAFSVGMMLGGIVVASLFARRSRIGMIIASSLVFGLLTLGMGLSPTVWIFFGFMFLVGLAVPFFSTPAFTLLQETVEPERQGRVFGFVGIVMAVAMPLGMAVLGPLADIIAIEVLLIATGILTFVVVGAAVWLPVGRRAVHAAREASRVSDPAAAAAAADAAMHEKALREG; the protein is encoded by the coding sequence ATGCGCGACGACGACGAAACGACGGCCGAGACGACGGCCGAGACGGATGCCGCGGTGACGGCCGCGGCATCCGATCCGCCGCACTGGCTGCGCCACGTGATCCTGTTCCTCAGCGGACAGACGGCGAGCCTGTTCGGGTCGATGCTCGTGCAGTACACGGTGTTCTGGTACCTGACGCTGACCTACCAGCGCGGCGACATCATGGCCCTCGCCGCGGTGTTCGGCTTTCTCCCGCAGGCGATCGTGTCGATCTTCGGCGGGGTGTGGGCGGATCGCCACAACCGCAAGTACCTCATCATCGCCGCGGATGCCGGCATCGCCCTCACGACCCTGACCCTCGCGCTGGTCATGATGACCGGGTACGACGGGGTGTGGCTCATCTTCCTGACCCTCGCGATCCGCTCCGCTGGTGCCGGCATCCAGACCCCGGCGGTGTCGGCGCTGATCCCGCAGATCACCCCGATGCGCAACCTGATGCGCGTCAACGGCATCAACGGCTCGATCCAGTCCGCCATGGCGCTGCTGGCCCCGGCGGCCGCCGGCGCGCTGTTCGCATGGGCGGCGACGGTCTGGGGCGGGTCGGCGGCGGCGCTCATCCCGATCTTCTTCATCGACGTGGTCACCGCGGTGATCGGCATCGTGCTGCTGGCGCTCGTCCCGGTCACGACGGTGCAGCGCACCGACACGACGACCGGCTACTTCGCCGACCTCGTCGAGGGGGTGCGCTATGTGACCGGCCACGCATTCCTGCGCTGGCTGCTGGCACTGTTTGCGATCGTGTTCCTGCTGACCGTCGCCCCCTCCAACCTCACCCCGCTCATGCTGGTGCGCTCGTTCGACGCCGGTGAGCAGCAGAACATCGTCAACCTCGCGGTGCTGGAGGTCGCCTTCAGCGTGGGGATGATGCTGGGCGGCATCGTGGTGGCGTCGCTGTTCGCGCGGCGCAGCCGCATCGGCATGATCATCGCCTCGTCGCTGGTCTTCGGCCTGCTGACGCTGGGCATGGGCCTGTCCCCCACCGTCTGGATCTTCTTCGGGTTCATGTTCCTGGTGGGGCTCGCCGTGCCGTTCTTCTCCACGCCGGCGTTCACCCTGTTGCAGGAGACCGTCGAGCCGGAGCGTCAGGGACGCGTGTTCGGGTTCGTGGGGATCGTCATGGCCGTGGCGATGCCGCTGGGCATGGCGGTGCTCGGGCCGCTGGCCGACATCATCGCGATCGAGGTGCTGCTGATCGCCACCGGCATCCTCACCTTCGTCGTGGTGGGAGCAGCGGTGTGGCTGCCCGTCGGCCGTCGCGCGGTGCACGCCGCGCGGGAGGCGTCGCGCGTGAGCGATCCTGCCGCCGCCGCGGCGGCAGCCGACGCGGCGATGCACGAGAAGGCGCTGCGGGAGGGCTGA
- a CDS encoding phospho-sugar mutase translates to MIDATAAARTWLAQDPDPVTRAELEQLLAAADAGDAAAAADLTDRFATRLAFGTAGLRGRLGAGSNRMNRMLVMQAAAGLAAYLLEKPGPDGPPTVVIGYDGRRNSDVFARDSAEVFAGAGLRAILLPRLLPTPVLAFAVRHLGADAGVMVTASHNPPDDNGYKVYLGGADDGAQIVPPADAEIAAHIQRVADAGDLGSLPRSPGYETASEAVVEAYIAATAAVSPAPDGTPDMTWVYTAMHGVGWETLSRILQRAGYPAPAVVTAQIEPDGTFPTVAFPNPEEPGAMDLAFQTAREVGAEFILANDPDADRLAVAVPDADVAGGWRALTGNEVGLLLGWRAARLAADARAGREASLACSLVSSPGLAVVAERYGLSSHATLTGFKWISRAPGIVYGFEEALGYLVNPETVRDKDGISAAVAMLGLVAEARRRGATAAQLLTEFQAEFGFFTSAQVSLRVQDVAVIGRIMARLRAEPPLTVGAVAVERIDDLQGGIDDLPPADVLRLWLVDGSRVIVRPSGTEPKLKAYLDVRGESAADARARLTALEAGARELVAAP, encoded by the coding sequence GTGATCGACGCGACCGCGGCCGCCCGCACCTGGCTCGCCCAGGACCCCGACCCGGTCACCCGCGCCGAGCTCGAGCAGCTGCTCGCCGCCGCCGACGCCGGCGACGCCGCGGCAGCCGCCGACCTCACCGACCGCTTCGCCACCCGGCTCGCTTTCGGCACCGCCGGGCTGCGTGGGCGCCTGGGCGCCGGCAGCAACCGCATGAACCGGATGCTGGTCATGCAGGCCGCCGCCGGCCTTGCCGCCTACCTGCTGGAAAAGCCCGGCCCCGACGGTCCGCCCACCGTCGTGATCGGCTACGACGGCAGGCGCAACTCCGACGTGTTCGCCCGCGACAGCGCCGAGGTGTTCGCCGGTGCCGGGCTGCGCGCCATCCTGCTGCCGCGGCTGCTGCCCACCCCGGTGCTGGCCTTCGCGGTGCGCCATCTCGGCGCGGATGCCGGGGTCATGGTCACCGCCAGCCACAACCCGCCCGATGACAACGGCTACAAGGTGTATCTCGGCGGCGCCGACGACGGCGCGCAGATCGTGCCACCGGCGGATGCCGAGATCGCCGCGCACATCCAGCGGGTGGCCGATGCCGGTGACCTCGGCTCCCTGCCCCGGTCGCCGGGCTACGAGACCGCCTCGGAGGCTGTGGTCGAGGCGTACATCGCCGCGACGGCCGCCGTCTCGCCCGCCCCGGACGGCACCCCGGACATGACCTGGGTGTACACCGCGATGCACGGCGTGGGTTGGGAGACGCTCTCGCGCATCCTGCAGCGCGCGGGCTACCCCGCCCCCGCCGTGGTGACGGCGCAGATCGAGCCCGATGGCACCTTCCCCACGGTCGCCTTCCCCAACCCGGAAGAGCCCGGTGCGATGGACCTGGCATTCCAGACCGCGCGCGAGGTCGGTGCGGAGTTCATCCTCGCCAACGACCCGGACGCCGACCGCCTGGCCGTCGCCGTGCCCGACGCCGACGTCGCCGGCGGCTGGCGCGCGCTGACCGGCAACGAGGTCGGCCTGCTGCTCGGCTGGCGCGCGGCACGGCTGGCGGCGGACGCCCGCGCCGGCCGGGAGGCGTCGCTCGCCTGCTCGCTGGTCTCGTCACCGGGGCTCGCGGTGGTCGCCGAGCGGTACGGGCTGAGCTCGCACGCCACCCTGACCGGTTTCAAGTGGATCTCCCGCGCCCCCGGCATCGTCTACGGGTTCGAGGAGGCGCTGGGCTACCTCGTCAATCCCGAGACGGTCCGCGACAAGGACGGCATCTCGGCGGCCGTGGCCATGCTCGGCCTCGTCGCCGAGGCCCGGCGGCGCGGGGCGACGGCCGCGCAGCTGCTGACCGAGTTCCAGGCGGAGTTCGGCTTCTTCACCAGCGCGCAGGTGTCGCTGCGGGTGCAGGATGTCGCCGTCATCGGCCGCATCATGGCGCGGCTGCGCGCGGAACCGCCGCTCACGGTCGGCGCTGTCGCGGTGGAGCGCATCGACGACCTGCAGGGCGGAATCGACGACCTGCCGCCCGCCGACGTGCTGCGCCTGTGGCTGGTCGACGGCTCGCGTGTGATCGTGCGCCCGAGCGGCACCGAACCCAAGCTCAAGGCGTACCTCGACGTGCGGGGCGAGTCCGCCGCCGACGCGCGCGCGCGGCTGACCGCGCTCGAGGCCGGGGCGCGGGAGCTCGTCGCGGCACCCTGA